CGGCGAATTCGAGCGTTTCGGGGTTGCCAGCATCGGCGCTCAGCGCGGGCACGTCGAGCGTGTAGCTGTGGAGGTCGATTTCGCCGACCTTGTCGTCGTCGAGCTCGATCACCACCGCGCGCACGCCCATGCGGTCGAGCGCCTGGCAGATCAGGCGGCCGGTCTCGCCGTAGCCGCACACCAGGTAGAAGGGCTCGCGCAGCCGGCGCACCGCGCGCACGAAGCCCTGGGTCGCGATCGCCTGGCGCAGGCTGCGGTCGGACAGCAGGCGGAAGACCGACCCCAGGGTGTAGGCCCAGCCGATCACCGACAGATAGATGCAGACCGTCACCCACAGCCGCTGCTGGTCGGAAAAGGTGTGGGGAATTTCGCCGAAGCCGATCGTGGTCGCGGTGTAGCTGATGAAGTAGAAGGCGTGGAAGAAGCTCAGGGTATGGGGTTTGCCCGCCTCGTCCACGCCCGGCGCCAGGGTCAGCCCCAGCACGGAGACGGCGATGATGCCGATGAGCAAGATCAGCGGCGCGCGCAGCCGCCGCAGGATCAGGAAGAAGATGCTGTGGTGACGGGGGAGGGGGCGCTGCATGGCCGTCGGCGCGCCGCTCTCAGCGCCGCTGCATGATGGTCTCGGCGATCAGGATGATGACCGAGACCATGTTGGCGAACAGCGCGCCGCCCGACAGCGAGACCACGCGGGAGGTCATCTCGGGGGTGAGACCGGCGGCCGAAACGTGGGCGGCGTAGCCCCAGACCATCGCCGCCGCGAGCAACTGCAGGTCGGCGGCGAGGCTGGTCGATAGATGCACGGCACTGATCTGGGTGCGGTCGCCCAGTTTGAGCACGGTGGCGATCAGGCTGACGACGAGGGCGGCGAACAGTTCGTAGATGTCGTGGTGCGCGGGGTTGTCGATGTCGCCGACGAAGAAGCCGAAGTTCAGCGTCGCGGCGAGGACGATGAAGAAACCGAAGATGACTTTTTCGAGGTTCATGGATGTGCGCCGGGCGGGGGAACGGGATTGGCAGGGGGAATGGGGTCGGGAAGGGGCTCGCGGGCCGACTTTAGCGCGAAAGCATGGGCTTCGGCGAGGGCCCGGGATGCAGGACGATCGCACGCGCTGCGGCAGGCGGTGGTCGCGATCGGGGGCCCGGCCGGTGTGCCGCGGGGTGCTTGCGGTATGCTGCGGGCCTGTTGCCTTCGGGATTCATCGGGGATTCGCCATGGACGCGCACGCGCATGAACGCATCCGCCACACCCCGCGCTATCTGCTGATCGGCCTGCTGACGGCGGCGCCGCTGTGGGTGACCTGGCTGGTGTTCGATTTCATCTTCACCCAGCTGTCGAAGCTCGGCACGCCCTGGGTGAGCACCCTCTCACGCGCGCTGCGGGGCAATTACCCGGGCATCGCCGACTTCATCCTCCTGCCCCAGTTCCAGTCGGTGCTCGGGGTGATCTTCACCCTGGTCGTGTTCTACCTGCTGGGCTGGCTCGCCTCGCTGGTGATCGGCCAGCGCATCATCCACTGGCTCGAGCGCCTGGTCGAGAGCATCCCGGTGGTGGCGGCGATCTACGGCGGGACCAAGCGCTTTCTCGCCGCAGTCAAGGAAAAACCGGCGGGCGTGCAGCGGGTGGTGCTGATCAACTTCCCGTCTTCCGAGATGAAGGCGGTGGGCTTCGTCACCCGGGTGATCCGCGACGAAGCGAGCGGGGAGGAGCTGGCTGCGGTCTACGTGCCGACTTCGCCCAACCCCACTTCGGGCTACATCGAGATCGTGCCGGTGTCGCAGGTGGTGTCGACCGACTGGACGATGGACGAGGCGATGAGCTTCGTCATGACCGGCGGCGCGGCCTCGCCCGAGCGGATCCGCTTCCGCAACCCCGCCGCGCCGCGCTGAGCCCGGCCGGCGGGGCGCTGTGCGCAGCGCCCTTCAGGCGGCGAGGATGGCGCGCAGCACGTAGTGCAGGATGCCGCCGTGGCGGTAGTACTCGACCTCGATCGGGGTGTCGATCCGGCACCGCAGCGGCACGTCGCGCGTGCCCCCAGCGGCGTCGCGGATCGTCAGCGTCAGCGCCTGCTGCGGCTTCAGGCCGGCGCCGATGCCGGTGATGTCGAAGGTTTCCGTGCCGCTCAGACCCAGGTCCGGCCAGCTGTCGCCGGCCTCGAACTGCAACGGCAGCACACCCATGCCGACGAGGTTGGAGCGGTGGATGCGCTCGAAGCTCTGCGCGATCACCGCCTTCACCCCGAGCAGCGCCGTGCCCTTCGCCGCCCAGTCGCGCGATGAGCCGGTGCCGTACTCCTCGCCGGCGAACACCACCGTCGGCGTGCCGCGCGTGCGGTGCGTCATCGCCGCTTCGTACACCGTGGTCTGTTCGCCGTCGACCAGGGTGTAGCCG
The window above is part of the Thauera aromatica K172 genome. Proteins encoded here:
- a CDS encoding DUF502 domain-containing protein, encoding MDAHAHERIRHTPRYLLIGLLTAAPLWVTWLVFDFIFTQLSKLGTPWVSTLSRALRGNYPGIADFILLPQFQSVLGVIFTLVVFYLLGWLASLVIGQRIIHWLERLVESIPVVAAIYGGTKRFLAAVKEKPAGVQRVVLINFPSSEMKAVGFVTRVIRDEASGEELAAVYVPTSPNPTSGYIEIVPVSQVVSTDWTMDEAMSFVMTGGAASPERIRFRNPAAPR
- a CDS encoding DUF6394 family protein; translated protein: MNLEKVIFGFFIVLAATLNFGFFVGDIDNPAHHDIYELFAALVVSLIATVLKLGDRTQISAVHLSTSLAADLQLLAAAMVWGYAAHVSAAGLTPEMTSRVVSLSGGALFANMVSVIILIAETIMQRR